CAAAGTATGAACATTAACAACAATTAAAAACCTTCAGATTGCCATGAATTCTATAACGACTTGCCATACAGAAATACCTAATTCGTACCTGCctcttattaattaatagtaaTCTTTAACTGTTTACACCTTATAAATGAACAAtttggtttttctttttttgttagaaattatatatttttgtttagttcctttgttgatttttataatttgattttaattattacctactagtgcctattattatttcaaagtacataattttaagCACTAAGACTGTTTGATTgtggtataattttatttcattaatatatttaagatttGTGATATTCCGAAGTTTtccaattaaaattacttaaaaggttgaataagatttaattatatgtttcaTGTTTATAAGAGTAATTTAGTTTATAAGAGATGTTTATAAGAgtaattcaaatatatttaagagaaaaagtttatgttgattttgttacatttatctaacatttattcattttatctaACTTTTATAAGAGGCaaagatttttcaataattttgtatagttttattttctacattgaataatatttttgttaaaataatgatatttgtTTCATATCAAAACCGCGTACTTTCCCCATCAGTTCCATTGTTATAAGTTTATGGTCAAAGCAAATCCGCGTAATTGTCGTAGGgccttaattatttacttaaactgATATATTTTCTACCAAGAGATAGAACACATTACTAATtactttttgtgtaaaaatgagctttaaattaattgaattaataaagttattaagttttaacCTTCCCCTGTAAAACTGGATCTATTGCAGATACGCACCTTTTACGTATGGTAGATTCGCAGATTTGCACTATCCCCGACGATATTccatcataattatttaagtagtttttgagttttttcctaacaaacacacaaaaatacaatttctttttctttattaaattagtgtggatgtggataATTAAAGGCAAAGCtgtgaataattttgtttattttgtagtagAAATAAATCACACTCCTAAACCAAACAAAGAGATTGAAACAGAAAATTTTCccataaaaatatgtgataaatcaaattaaactagGTAACAATATTGCTTTCACAATATTGTATCTGGAAattgcaaattaaaattaattatcacCTTTAACATAATacatcattaattatttaaactaagCCTTATACCTAAGTGATAACCATATGGTGCAATTAAAGACATTGTATGCATTATATGGTGTTGTTACAGGTAtagtcaaatttaaataaatccatAGACATTTTCATCAGAAAAAGCTATGTAAAGGAAAAAATCTTCATCGTGATGCTCCTGGTACAGAGAACCCATTGTAGCCGATGTGGGAGGAATGACGTTGTTGACGAAGAAGAAAAGTGCGTCTTCAGGCCGAAGGTGGATGCGTTTTCGAATCAAAAAGTAGAATTGACCGACCGTCAAATCAGACGGTACAAGGTATTTCTTTTTGTCGAGGTCGCCAAGCCTTGCCT
The window above is part of the Amyelois transitella isolate CPQ chromosome 11, ilAmyTran1.1, whole genome shotgun sequence genome. Proteins encoded here:
- the LOC106134975 gene encoding gamma-aminobutyric acid receptor-associated protein; translation: MKFQYKEEHSFERRKTEGEKIRRKYPDRVPVIVEKAPKARLGDLDKKKYLVPSDLTVGQFYFLIRKRIHLRPEDALFFFVNNVIPPTSATMGSLYQEHHDEDFFLYIAFSDENVYGFI